Genomic segment of Patagioenas fasciata isolate bPatFas1 chromosome 39, bPatFas1.hap1, whole genome shotgun sequence:
GCTGCACCCCCGGTACTTCGGGCCCAACCTGCTGAACACGGTGAAGCAGAAACTGTTCACCGAGGTGGAGGGGACGTGCACCGGGAAGTGAGTGACACCGGGGGGGGACACAccggggggggcaccggggacatggggagggggcaCTAGGACCTGGGGGACatcgggacatgggggtcaccggggacatggggagaggGCACTAGgacctggggggcactggggacgtggggaggggGCACTAGgactgtggggacactggggacgtggggaggggGCACTAGGACCTGGGGGCCACTGGGGACGTGAGGAGGGGGCACTAGgacctggggggcactggggacgtggggaggggGCACTAGgacctggggggcactggggacgtggggaggggGCACTAGGACCTGGGGGCcactggggacgtggggaggggGCACTAGGACCTGAGGGACACCAGGACATGGGGAGGGGGCACTAGGACCtgaggggcactggggacacatcTTTGTCATTGCTGTCACCACCATCCACAACATCAGTGCCGGAGTCACCCagaccccccatttccccctgtaatcccccaaaatccccccccaaatccccacagGACCCCCCCCCGCGATGTCCCCcctgatgtccctgtgtccccccccaggcacGGCTTTGTCATCGCTGTCACCACCATTGACAACATCGGCGCCGGGGTGATCCAGCCGGGCCGCGGGTTCGTGCTCTACCCGGTCAAGTTCAAGGCCATCGTGTTCCGGCCCTTTAAGGGCGAGGTGGTGGACGCCGTGGTCACCCAGGTCAACAAGGTGACGTTCTGGGGGGGGACATTGGCCAATACCCCccggggggggctgtggggagggtgACACCCCTATTGTCACCCCCACAGCTCAGTGAGGTGACACTGGCGACACACAAGTGACATGACCCCCAACTGTGTGTCCCCCGCAGGTCACCAAGGTGACATTGGGGGACGtattgggacccccccctgtccccctgtcacaCCTCCCTAGGTCACCaaggtgacatttggggacataTTGTGACTCCCCTGTACCCCGCAGGTTACCaaggtgacatttggggacataTTGTGACCCCCCTGCCTCCCCCCAGGTTACCAAGTTGACATTTGGGGACATATTGTGACCCCCTTGTGCCCCCCCCAGGTCACCAAGATGACACTTGGGGACATATTGTGACCCCGCCATGTCCCCCTGTCACACCCCCCTAGGTCAACaaggtgacatttggggacatactgtgacccccccatgtccccctgtgtccccacccagGTCACCAAGGTGACATTGGGGGACATATTgcgacccccctgtcccccccaagtCACCAAGATGAcatttggggggggggacacacacatgtCATGATCCCTTTGTCCTCATGTGTCACCCCCATTTCATCAAGGTGACACTTTTCTtgggggggggacgggggacacgcACAGGAGCCCCCCCAGATGTCCcctggggggtattggggacaatgacccccccaaatgtccccctttgtccccaccgCTTGGTGAACACAGTGACATCGGGGGGGGGGACATGACACACAGGGGGACGGTGACCCCCCCCGGTCACCGAGGTGACGCTATGGGGGGGCCACACACACATGGGGGggtcagtgtccccatgtccccccccaggtCGGGCTGTTCACGGAGATCGGCCCCATGTCCTGCTTCATCTCCCGCCACGTGAGTCCCGGggggtgtcactgtcaccccccacGGTGACAccggaccccccccaccccagggccccgTTTACCccgcctggggacccccctgtttatccctttggggaccccagggccccccaacccccccatttctccctgtAGGGACCCCTTGACCCCTCCATTTCCCCcacctttggggacccccccagcccccctatTTAtccctttggggacccccccccattccccccatttctccctttggggacccccccgacccccctatTTATCCCTTTGAGGACCCCCCATTTCTCCCTTTggggacccccacagcccccctatTTAtccctttggggacccccccccattcccctcatTTCtccctttggggacccccccgacccccctatTTATCCCTTTGAGGACCCCCCATTTCtccctttggggacccccccaacccccctatTTATcccattggggacccccttgaccccccccatttccccccatttttccctttggggacccccctgattccccccccatctccccccatttggggaccccccagccccccatttaTCCCCTTGgggtcccccctgaccccccaattccccccatttctcccttTGGGGACTCCCCCAACCCCCCTATTTATcccattggggacccccttgaccccccccatttccccccacttttccctttggggacccccctgattccccccccatctccccccatttggggaccccccagccccccatttctccccatttatccccttggggtcccccctgaccccccaattccccccatttctcccttTGGGGACTCCCCCAACCCCCCTATTTATcccattggggacccccttgacccccccatttccccccatttttccctttggggacccccccaattcctccctgaccccccatttccccccagtccatcccctcCGAGATGGAGTTCGACCCCAACTCCAACCCCCCCTGCTACAAAACCGTGGACGAGGTGAGTCCGGGGGGGTTCCCCCATTCCTgtgacacccccccccaaatttggggtggTCCCCAGcagatttgggggggtcctgaccccatgtcccccccccaggACATTGTGATCCAGCAGGACGACGAGATCCGGCTCAAGATCGTGGGGACACGAGTGGACAAAAATGACATTGTCAGTGAGGGGGGGGCCCCAAATTCacgaggggggtccccaaattcgGGGGGGGTGTCCCTAACATCTTTGGGGGGGGTACAGatccatggggggggggggttccagGTCTTTGGGGGAGGCCCCAAATccatggggggggggtcccagctccATAGGGGGGTTCCCAGGtctttggggagggggggaatatctgggggggtccccaaatctaTGTGGGGGTCCCCAGCTTGAGGGGAGGGGCCCTAAATTCATGGGGAGGTCCCAAGGTCCACAAAGGGGTCCCAAAAtgaatggggggtccccagctacttgggggggttcccaggtctttgggggagggggaagatctgggggggtccccagttctGGGGGGGCACAAATCCCTGGTGGGGGGCCCTAAATTCATGGGGGGTCCCAAGGtccacaggggggtccccaaatgaATGGGGGGTGTCTTGGGGAGGGGGTAAATCAAGGGGGCCCCACAATACGGGGGGGGGCCCAAATCAATGGGGGGGTACCCATTtccttgggggggtccccagctaTTTTGGGGGGGCTCCTActcacaccccctccccccccccccctccagttCGCCATTGGGTCCCTGATGGACGATTATCTGGGTGAgtctggggggggacacatggggcggggggacacatggggtcaTGGCCCCCCCAAAAAGGCctggggggaggtttggggggggtcaccccttTCTCACCCCCCCTCCTTTCCCCAGGCCTTGTCAGCTGAGCACATGAGGCAACCATGCCCCCCCCCATCGGTTGTGCCCCCCCTGCCTGGTTCCtccttccacccccccccccccccaaattctgcccccccacCCAAGGCTGGTGGCCCCTCCCCGGGATGGGGGGGCTCTGTCCTTCCCCACCGAAAAGCTGATATTTCAATAAAAAACCTCATTTTTGTCACCTCTCACTTGTTTTATTCCGGGGGGGGGGCAGCGGAGGGGGGAATACGGGAGTTTGGGGCCCACCGCGTCCATCGTCACTTTAAGGGGCATCGCCGCTTTAAGACTCATTGCCGCTTCAAGGTGCGTGGCCGCTTTAAACGGGCGATGCCAGCGCGCATGCGTAGCTGCTTTCCCCCCACCCATCACCACGGCAACCGCCCGGCCGTCTCGCTTTACGGCTGCACCGCCTTCAAACTCCCCCACAGCAGCTGCGCTTTGCCAGCACTTCGCGGCTTTACGGCTTGCCGCGCTGCACGCCGTCCTTCTCTCTGTCTCCGCTCGCCAAGATGGCCGTGGCCGGGGTGAGTGCGGCGGCGCCATCCTCCTCCATCCGCCGCCATCCGCCGCCccggggcgccgccgccgcccccgatgTGCTCCCAGGGGCCGGGGAagccgggcggagcggggctggAGCCGCGGGGGCCGGGGATGGCggcttggtggggggggggttgCGGCctgagggagccggggctggAGCGGCGGCCATGGGCCCCGGgttgggatgggggggggggggcgtttgCGGTCACCCCCACTCGTGACAGTGGCCTCAGCGGTCCCGGTGTCACCCGGGGTGGTGTTCCCGCCCGTGACTGTCCCATTGTCGCCCGAAGTGACCCCCCCCACGCGAGTGACACCCCCTTTGACACCCCCCTATTGCCCAACGTGACTCCccccgccccgtgtcccccccaacatgtccccagctgtgtccccaacccccagtGACCCTGTCCCCCCCCATGATACTGTGtgttccccccatcccccaagATCTGTCCTGTGACCTCCCCTTTAACAACCCCCCCATCACCCATAGTGACTCCCCCCaccctgtgtgtgtgtccccagtgtccccaagccccaggTGACCCTGTCCCCCGCCCAGtgaccctgtgtcaccccccttgGTGAccccgtccccccatgtcccccccagacaTTGTCCATGTCCCCCACGATCTGTGACGTCCCCTTTAACGTCCCCCCCATCACCCATAGTGACTCCCCCCaccctgtgtgtgtgtccccaatgtccccaagccccaggtGACCCTGTCCCCCCTCCTTGGTgaccctgtccccccgtgtctccCCCAGacactgtccccatatcccaggATCTGTCCTGTGACGTCCCCTTTAACGTCCCCCCCATCACCCATAGTGACTCCccccaccccttgtccccccccacatgtccccagctgtgtccccaactCCAGGTGACCCTGTCCCCCCTCTTGGTgaccgtgtcccccccagacaCTGTCCCCATCCGCCAAGATCTGTCCTGTGACGTCCCCTTTAACGTCCCCCCCATCACCCATAGTGACTCCCCCCaccctgtgtgtgtgtccccagtgtccccaagccccaggtgaccctgtcccccccccagtgaccctgtgtcaccccccttgGTGAccccgtccccccatgtcccccccagacacTGTCCATGTCCCCCACGATCTGTGACGTCCCCTTTAATGTCCCCCCCATCACCCATAGTGActccccccaccccgtgtcccccccaacatgtccccaggtgtgtccccaacccccatgaCCCTGTCCCCCCCGCCATGACATTGTTCCCCCCAACTCGGTGACCCTGTCCCTCCCCCAgacactgtccccatgccccaggATCTGTCCTGTGACGTCCCCTTTAACGTCCCCCCCATCACCCATAGTGACTCCccccaccccttgtccccccccacatgtccccagctgtgtccccaaccccaggtGACCCTGTCCCCCCTCTTGGTgaccgtgtcccccccagacaCTGTCCCCATCCGCCAAGATCTGTCCTGTGACGTCCCCTTTAACGTCCCCCCCATCACCCATAGTGActccccccaccccgtgtcccccccaacaTGTCCCCAGGTatgtccccaacccccatgaCCCTGTCCCCCCCGCCATGACATTGTTCCCCCCAACTTGGTGACCCTGTCCCTCCCCCagacactgtccctgtcccccaagATCTGTCCTGTGACGTCCCCTTTAACGTCCCCCCCATCACCCATAGTGActccccccaccccgtgtccccccccacatgtccccaggtgtgtccccaaccccaggtGACCCTGTCCCCCCTCTTGGTGACCCTGTCCCTCCCCCagacactgtccccatcccccaaGATCTGTCCTGTGACGTCCCCTTTAACGTCCCCCCCATCACCCATAGTGACTCCCCCCaccctgtgtgtgtgtccccagtgtccccaagccccaggtgaccctgtcccccccccccagtgaccctgtgtcaccccccttgGTGAccccgtccccccatgtcccccccagacaTTGTCCGTGTCCCCCACGATCTGTGACGTCCCCTTTAACGTCCCCCCCATCACCCATAGTGActccccccaccccgtgtccccccccaacaTGTCCCCAGGTATGTCCCCAACCCCTGTGACCCTGTCCCCCCCGCCATGACATTGTTCCCCCCAACTTGGTGACCCTGTCCCTCCCCCagacactgtccctgtcccccaagATCTGTCCTGTGACGTCCCCTTTAACGTCCCCCCCATCACCCATAGTGACTCCCCCCACCTCGTGTccccccccacatgtccccagctgtgtccccaagccccaggTGACCCTGTCCCCCCCCTTGGTgaccgtgtcccccgtgtcccccccagacgCTGTACACGTACCCCGAGAACTGGCGCGCCTTCAAGGCCCTGATCGCCGCCCAGTACAGCGGGGCCAAGGTCAAGGTCGCCTCGTCCCCCCCCCACTTCCACTTCGGCCAAACCAACAAGACCCCCGAGTTCCTGCGCAAGTTCCCGCTGGGCAAGGTGAGTCCGGACCCCCCCATTTGGGATGGGACACCCCCAAAATACCCCGCATTTgggaggggacacccccaaaacaACCCCATTTTGGGGGGAGCGCCGTCACCAACGTGTCCCCACCAGGTCCCGGCCTTCGAGGGCGACGACGGTTTTTGCGTCTTCGACAGCAACGCCATCGCTTATTATGGTGCGTGGCGGGGGGGCTGCGGTGTGGGGGGGGTCATTATGTTAATTAGTGTGTTAATTAGTGGTTTGGGCCCCCCCACAGTGAGTAACGAGGAGCTGCGGGGGACGACGCGCGAGCGAGCGGCCGAGATCGTCCAGTGGGTGAATTTCGCCGACAGCGACATCGTCCCCCCCGCCAGCACTTGGGTTTTCCCCACGCTCGGCATCATGGGATACAAcaagcaggtttggggggggttcCCCAAAAATCAccgtccccccaggacccccaaaacctcctcgtttcaccccaaaaatgcaCCATTTCGCCCCAAAAACTCAGCGTCTCTCCCCAAACTCATCATCCCCCCCCACCAGGACTTGGTTGTTCCCTCCATCTTGGTATCATGGGACACACcaagcaggtttgggggggtccccaaaaatcgccgtccccccaggacccccaaaacctccccgtttcaccccaaaaatgcaCCATTTCGCCCCAAAAACTCAGCGTCTCTCCCCAAACTCATCGTCCCCCCCCACCAGGACTTGGTTGTTCCCTCCATCTTGGTATCATGGGACACACcaagcaggtttgggggggggggcctCAAAAATCACcgtcccccaggaccccaaaacctctttGTTTCACCCCAAAAACTCAGCATCTCTCCCCAGACTCATCGTCCCCCCCCACCAGGACTTGGTTGTTCCCTCCGTCTTGGTATCATGGGACACACcaagcaggtttgggggggtccccaaaaatcaccatccccccaggacccccaaaacctcctcgtttcaccccaaaaatgcaCCATTTCGCCCCAAAAACTCAGCGTCTCTCCCCAAACTCATCGTCCCCCCCCACCAGGACTTGGTTGTTCCCTCCATCTTGGTATCATGGGACACACcaagcaggtttgggggggtccccaaaaatcaccatccccccaggacccccaaaacctcctcgTTTCACCCCAAAAACTCAGCGTCTCTCCCCAAACTCATTGTCCCCCTCCACCAGGACTTGGTTGTTCCCTCTGTCTTGGTATCATGGGACACACcaagcaggtttggggggggtccccaaaaatcaccatccccccaggacccctgaaACCTCTTTGTTTCACCCCAAAAACTCAGCATCTCACTCCAAACTCATCGTCCCCCCCCACCAGGACTTGGTTGTTCCCTCCATCTTGGTATCATGGGACACACcaagcaggtttgggggggggtcctcaATAATCAccgtcccccaggacccccaaaacctcctcgtttcaccccaaaaatgcaCCATTTCGCCCCAAAAACTCAGCGTCTCTCCCCAAACTCATTGTGCCCCCCCACCAGGACTTGGTTGTTCCCTCCATCTTGGTATCATGGGACACACcaagcaggtttggggggggtccccaaaaatcaccatccccccaggacccctgaaACCTATTtgtttcaccccaaaaatgcaCCATTTCGCCCCAAAAACTCAGCGTCTCTCCCCAAACTCATCGTCCCCCTCCACCAGGACTTGGTTGTTCCCTCCATCTTGGTATCATGGGACACACcaagcaggtttggggggggatCCCCAAAAATCAccgtccccccaggacccccaaaacctcctcgtttcaccccaaaaatgcaCCATTTCGCCCCAAAAACTCAGCATCTCTCCCCAAACTCATCGTCCCCCCCCACCAGGACTTGGTTGTTCCCTCCGTCTTGGTATCATGGGACACACcaagcaggtttgggggggggtccccaaaaatcaccatccccccaggacccccgaaACCTCCtcgtttcaccccaaaaatgcaCCATTTCGCCCCAAAAACTTAGCGTCTCTCCCCAAACTCATCGTCCCCCCCCGCCAGGACTTGGTTGTTCCCTCCGTCTTGGTATCATGGGACACACcaagcaggtttggggggggtccccaaaaatcaccatccccccaggacccccaaaacctccttgTTTCACCCCACAAATGCACCATTTCACCCCCAAAACTCAACATCTCACttcaaactgggaccccccaatattttggggggacacacacacagtgACCCCCTGGTAcctctgtgcacccccaaatcctccctgggGTTCCCCAAATCATGGTGGGGGGTTCTGAGGGCTGGATTTTGGGCCTAAATCccccaattttgggcctaaatccCCTGGTTTGGGGCCTTTTTACCTCCAGACACTGATGCTCTGgtgcctccccccaccccaatattccccccctgcacccccaaacccaccctgggGTGCACAATgacccccgggggggtccccaaatcatGGTAGGGGGGTCTGAGGCCTGGATTTTGGGCCTAAATCccccaattttgggcctaaatccCCTGGTTTGGGGCCTTTCTACCTCCAGACCCTGATGCTTTGgtgcctccccccaccccaatattccccccctgcacccccaaacccaccttgGGGTGCACAGTAACCCCTGGGGGGATCCCCAAATCATGGTAGGGGGGTCTGAGGCCTGGATTTTGGGCCTAAATCCCCCAATTTTGAGTCTAAATCCCCCGATTTTGGGCCTAAATCCCCCAACTTTGGGTCTAAATCCCCTGATTCATTGGTTTTATTGTCTCCAGACCCTGATGCTTTGATCCCTCTCTTCACCCCAATAttgccccctgcacccccaaacccaccttgGGGTGCACAGTaacccctgggggggtccccaaatcatGGTAGGGGGGTCTGAGGCCTGGATTTTGGGCCTAAATCccccaattttgggcctaaatccCCTGGTTTGGGGCCTTTTTACCTCCAGACACTGATGCTTTGgtgcctccccccaccccaatattccccccctgcacctccaaacccacCCTGGGGTGCACAATGacccccaggggggtccccagatcaTGGTAGGGGGGTCTGAGGCCTGGATTTTGGGCCTAAATCCCCCAATTTTGAGTCTAAATCCCCCGATTTTGGGCCTAAATCCCCCAACTTTGGGTCTAAATCCCCTGATTCCTTGGTTTTATTGTCTCCAGACCCTGATGCTTTGATCCCTCTCCTCACCCCAATAtttcccccctgtacccccaaacccaccctggcGTGCACAGTAACCCCTGGGGGGATCCCCAAATCATGGTAGGGGGGTCTGAGGCCTGGATATTGGGCCTAAATCACCCAATTTGGGGTCTAAATCCCCCAATTTGGGGTCTAAATCCCCTGATTCATTGGTTTTATTGTCTCCAGACCCTGATCCTTTGATCCCTCTCTTCACCCCAATAttgccccctgcacccccaaacccaccttgGGGTGCACAGTAACCCCATGGGAGATCCCCAAATCATGGTAGGGGGGTCTGAGGCCTGGATTTTGGGCCTAAATCCCCAAATTTTGGGCCTAAATCCCCTGGTTTGGGGCCTTTTTACCTCCAGACACTGATGCTTTGgtgcttccccccaccccaatattcccccccgtacccccaaacccaccctgggGTGCACAGTAACCCCTGGGGGGATCCCCAAATCATGGTAGGGGGGTCTGAGGCCTGGATTTTGGGCCTAAATCCCCCAATTTTGAGTCTAAATCccccaattttgggcctaaatccCCCAACTTTGGGTCTAAATCCCCTGATTTGTTGGATATTGTTGTCAGACCCCGATGCTTTGgtgcctccccccaccccaatattccccccctgtacccccaaacccgcCCTGGCGTGCACAGTAACCCCTGGGGGGATCCCCAAATCATGGTAGGGGGGTCTGAGGCCTGGATTTTGGGCCTAAATCCCCCAATTTTGAGTCTAAATCCCCCGATTTTGGGCCTAAATCCCCCAACTTTGGGTCTAAATCCCCTGATTCCTTGGTTTTATTGTCTCCAGACCCTGATGCTTTGATCCCTCTCCTCACCCCAATATTGctccctgtacccccaaacccaccctgggGTGCACAATgacccccgggggggtccccagatcATGGTAGGGGGGTCTGAGGCCTGGATTTTGGGCCTAAATCCCCCAATTTTGAGTCTAAATCCCCCAATTTTGAGTCTAAATCccccaattttgggcctaaatcccccaattttgggcctaaatccCCCAACTTTGTGTCTAAATCCCCTGATTTGTTGGATATTGTTGTCAGACCCCGATGCTTTGgtgcctccccccaccccaatattccccccctgtacccccaaacccaccctggcGTGCACAGTaacccctgggggggtccccaaatcatGGTAGGGGGGTCTGAGGGCTGGATTTTGGGTCTAAATCCCCTGATTCCTTGGTTTTATTGTCTCCAGACCCTGATGCTTCGATCCCTCTCCTCACCCCAATattccccccctgcacccccaaacccaccttgGGGTGCACAGTAACCCCTGGGGGGATCCCAGGGGGGTCCCGCGAGCTGGATTTTGGGTGTAAAAGCGGCGGTTTTGGTTGCAGGCCACGGAGCAGGCCAAGGAGGAGGTGCggcgggtgctgggggtgctggacgCCCACCTGCGCACCCAGACCTTCCTGGTGGGCGAGCGCGTGTCCCTGGCCGACATCTCGGTGGTCTGCGCCCTGCTTTGGCTCTACAAACAGGTACGGGGGGGCTGGACCCTCTTGTCACCTCTTGTCCCCTCCTGTCACCTCCTGTCTGTTTTTCTGCCCTCCTGTCTCCCCTAAACTGTTCCCCCCCAACCACATCTCTCTGGTGACATCTGGGTGCTCTGAGCCATCCTATGGGGCTGTAGATGGGTCTGGGGGTCCTTGTCACCTCTTGTCCCCTTCTGTCATCTCTCgtcacctcctgtcccctcttgtcccctcctgtGTCACCTAAACTGTTCTCCCAAACGACATCTCCCTGGTGACATCTGGGGACTCCGTGCCCTCCTGTGGGGCTGTAAATGGGTCTGGGGgtccttgtcccctcttgtcccctcttgtcccctcttgtcccctcttgtcccctcttgtcccctcttgtcccctcttgtcccctcttgtcctctCCTGTGTCATCTAAACTGTTCTCCCAAACCACATCTCCCTGGTGACATCTGGGGACTCCGTGCCCTCCTGTGGGGCTGTAAATGGGTCTGGGGGTccttgtcacctcctgtcccctcttgtcccttcCTGTCACCTTGTGTCATCTGctgtcccctcctgtctcccCTAAACTGTTCCCCCCCAACCACATCTCTCTGGTGACATCTGGGTGCTCTGAGCCATCCTATGGGGCTGTATATGGGTCTGGGGgtccttgtcccctcttgtcccctcttgtcccctcttgtcccctcttgtcccctcttgtcccctcctgtactctctTGTCCCCTCCTGTGTCACCTAAACTGTTCCCCCCAACCGCATCTCTCTGGTGACATCTGGGTGCTCTGAGCTATTCTATGGGGCTATAAAAGGGTCTGGGGGGTCTTTGTCCCTTTTTGTCACCTTGTGTCAtttcctgtcccctcctgtctcccCTAAACTGTTCCCCCCAACCACATCTCCCTGGTGACATCTACGGGTTCTGAGCCATCGTGTGGGGCTGTAAATGGATCTGGGGgtccttgtcccctcttgtcccctcttgtcccctcttgtcccctcttgtcccctcttgtcccctcttgtcccctcttgtcccctcttgtcccctcttgtcctctCCTGTGTCACCTAAACTGTTCTCCCAAACCACATCTCCCTGGTGACATCTGGGGACTCCGTGCCCTCCTGTGGGGCTGTAAATGGGTCTGGGGgtccttgtcccctcttgtcccctcttgtcccctcctgtGTCACCTAAACTGTTCTCC
This window contains:
- the POLR2G gene encoding DNA-directed RNA polymerase II subunit RPB7, with translation MFYHISLEHEILLHPRYFGPNLLNTVKQKLFTEVEGTCTGKHGFVIAVTTIDNIGAGVIQPGRGFVLYPVKFKAIVFRPFKGEVVDAVVTQVNKVGLFTEIGPMSCFISRHSIPSEMEFDPNSNPPCYKTVDEDIVIQQDDEIRLKIVGTRVDKNDIFAIGSLMDDYLGLVS